A genome region from Streptomyces sp. S4.7 includes the following:
- a CDS encoding branched-chain amino acid ABC transporter permease codes for MTTTIDKTATPAPGPNPPVIGLPLSAARAGTGIGAIATFASTFLAWTWTAAFPGDLSVTGYPGGLQVLTLTGAILTLLFVLAGYEIRGLRWLSPAGKNGPALLFALGTFVTTWFTVIAITVDLGGLANLEPGAYVAAVASLIALVAALGLPSDVAAESTGTNAWQRFVHCFKAPVPKEATALPGWAEILIIAVSFGLGLYVFTYGIDIDSDNPQLFIGFLILVGFGATAISRAGLNRRLAGLTSKHKNVTVTAAFVAAFAFPFTQSNDAYATIGTNILIFATVALGLNVVVGLAGLLDLGYVAFLGVGAYTAALVSGSPSSTIGLHLPFWAAVLCGAAASLIFGVVIGAPTLRLHGDYLAIVTLGFGEIFRITMQNLDGSSGPDVTNGSNGIPNIPDLELFGFNLGESHTILGMELGRFSNYYLLMLLFTIVVVTVFRRSDQSRIGRAWVAIREDETAARAMGINAFRLKLLAFALGATLAGMAGTVQAHVTFTVTPAQYKFVEAVPPNSAFLLAAVILGGMGTVSGPLIGAALLYLIPAKLQFMADYQLLLFGLALILLMRFRPEGLIADRRKQLEFHETGQLDAPTGDIGLKKAGV; via the coding sequence ATGACCACGACAATCGACAAAACCGCGACCCCCGCCCCCGGCCCGAACCCCCCGGTCATCGGCCTGCCCCTGTCGGCAGCCCGCGCCGGCACCGGCATCGGCGCGATCGCCACCTTCGCGAGCACCTTCCTCGCCTGGACCTGGACCGCGGCCTTCCCCGGCGACCTCAGCGTCACCGGATACCCCGGCGGCCTCCAGGTACTCACGCTCACCGGCGCGATCCTGACGCTCCTGTTCGTCCTCGCCGGCTACGAGATCCGCGGTCTGCGCTGGCTCTCACCCGCCGGCAAGAACGGGCCCGCCCTCCTCTTCGCCCTCGGCACGTTCGTCACCACCTGGTTCACCGTGATCGCCATCACCGTGGACCTCGGCGGGCTCGCCAACCTCGAACCCGGCGCCTACGTCGCGGCAGTGGCCTCACTGATCGCCCTCGTCGCCGCGCTCGGACTGCCCTCCGACGTCGCCGCCGAAAGCACCGGCACCAACGCCTGGCAGCGGTTCGTCCACTGCTTCAAGGCCCCCGTGCCCAAGGAAGCGACGGCGCTCCCCGGCTGGGCCGAAATCCTCATCATCGCCGTCTCGTTCGGCCTCGGTCTGTACGTCTTCACGTACGGGATCGACATCGACTCCGACAACCCCCAGCTGTTCATCGGCTTCCTCATCCTCGTCGGATTCGGCGCCACGGCGATCTCCCGCGCCGGCCTCAACCGCCGCCTCGCGGGCCTCACCAGCAAGCACAAGAACGTCACCGTGACCGCGGCCTTCGTCGCCGCGTTCGCCTTCCCGTTCACCCAGAGCAACGACGCGTACGCCACCATCGGCACGAACATCCTGATCTTCGCCACCGTCGCCCTGGGCCTCAACGTCGTCGTCGGCCTCGCCGGCCTCCTCGACCTCGGATACGTCGCGTTCCTCGGCGTCGGCGCCTACACGGCCGCCCTCGTCTCCGGCTCGCCGTCCTCCACGATCGGCCTGCACCTGCCGTTCTGGGCCGCGGTCCTGTGCGGCGCCGCCGCCTCACTGATCTTCGGTGTCGTCATCGGCGCGCCCACACTGCGCCTGCACGGCGACTACCTCGCCATCGTCACCCTCGGCTTCGGTGAGATCTTCCGCATCACGATGCAGAACCTCGACGGCTCCTCCGGCCCCGACGTCACCAACGGATCCAACGGCATCCCCAACATCCCGGACCTCGAACTCTTCGGGTTCAACCTCGGGGAGTCCCATACGATCCTGGGGATGGAGCTGGGCAGGTTCTCCAACTACTACCTGCTCATGCTCCTGTTCACCATCGTCGTGGTGACCGTCTTCCGCCGCTCCGACCAGTCCCGCATCGGCCGCGCCTGGGTCGCCATCCGCGAGGACGAGACAGCCGCCAGGGCCATGGGCATCAACGCCTTCCGGCTCAAGCTGCTCGCCTTCGCCCTCGGCGCCACCCTCGCCGGCATGGCCGGCACCGTACAGGCACACGTGACCTTCACCGTCACACCCGCCCAGTACAAGTTCGTCGAGGCCGTACCGCCGAACTCCGCCTTCCTGCTCGCCGCCGTCATCCTCGGCGGCATGGGCACGGTCAGCGGACCGCTCATCGGCGCGGCGCTGCTCTACCTCATCCCGGCGAAGCTCCAGTTCATGGCCGACTACCAGCTCCTGCTCTTCGGCCTCGCGCTCATCCTCCTCATGCGCTTCCGCCCCGAGGGCCTCATCGCCGACCGCAGGAAGCAGCTGGAATTCCACGAGACCGGGCAACTCGACGCCCCCACGGGCGATATCGGCCTCAAAAAGGCGGGGGTGTGA
- a CDS encoding ABC transporter ATP-binding protein, producing MTTDIQPTDSGAAGPGTATGTAVLEATGVTKKFGGLTAVKSVDLRVNSGEIVGLIGPNGAGKTTFFNCLTGLYVPTEGTVSYKGTVLPHQSHLVTKAGIARTFQNIRLFANMTVLENVLVGRHTRTKEGLWSALLRGPGFKKAEKESEARAMELLEFTGLAAKRDHLARNLPYGEQRKLEIARALASDPGLLLLDEPTAGMNPQETRTTQDLVFAIRDQGIAVLVIEHDMRFIFNLCDRVAVLVQGEKLVEGTAEVVQADERVVAAYLGTPYEGAPGAEEVSEVEAAEAHSTAGTEGDTK from the coding sequence ATGACCACCGACATCCAGCCCACCGACTCCGGCGCCGCCGGACCGGGCACCGCCACCGGAACGGCCGTACTCGAAGCCACCGGCGTCACGAAGAAGTTCGGCGGACTCACCGCCGTGAAGAGTGTCGACCTGCGCGTCAACTCCGGCGAGATCGTCGGTCTCATCGGCCCCAACGGCGCCGGCAAGACCACCTTCTTCAACTGCCTCACCGGTCTGTACGTCCCCACCGAGGGCACCGTCAGCTACAAGGGCACCGTCCTGCCGCACCAGTCCCACCTGGTCACCAAGGCGGGGATCGCCCGTACGTTCCAGAACATCCGCCTCTTCGCCAACATGACCGTCCTGGAGAACGTCCTCGTCGGACGTCACACCAGGACCAAGGAAGGGCTCTGGTCCGCCCTCCTGCGCGGACCCGGCTTCAAGAAGGCGGAGAAGGAGTCCGAGGCACGCGCCATGGAACTCCTGGAGTTCACCGGACTCGCCGCCAAGCGCGACCACCTCGCCCGCAACCTCCCCTACGGAGAACAGCGGAAACTGGAGATCGCGCGCGCCCTCGCCAGCGACCCGGGCCTCCTCCTGCTCGACGAGCCCACCGCGGGCATGAACCCGCAGGAGACCCGCACCACGCAGGACCTGGTCTTCGCCATCCGCGACCAGGGCATCGCCGTACTCGTCATCGAGCACGACATGCGCTTCATCTTCAACCTGTGCGACCGCGTCGCCGTCCTCGTCCAGGGCGAGAAGCTCGTCGAGGGCACCGCCGAGGTCGTCCAGGCCGACGAGCGCGTCGTCGCCGCCTATCTCGGCACCCCCTACGAGGGCGCCCCCGGCGCCGAGGAGGTCTCCGAGGTGGAGGCCGCGGAGGCACACAGCACGGCAGGCACAGAAGGAGACACCAAGTGA
- a CDS encoding ABC transporter ATP-binding protein, with amino-acid sequence MTALLEVEDLKVAYGKIEAVKGISFSVEAGQIVTLIGTNGAGKTTTLRTLSGLLKPSGGRIVFDGQPLNGVGAHKIVAMGLAHSPEGRRIFPRLTIAENLKLGAFLRKDTAGIEKDIKRAYELFPILGERSKQAAGTLSGGEQQMLAMGRALMSQPKLLMLDEPSMGLSPIMMQKIMATIAELKSQGTTILLVEQNAQAALSLADQGHVMEVGKVVLSGTGQDLLVDESVRKAYLGED; translated from the coding sequence GTGACCGCACTACTGGAGGTGGAGGACCTCAAGGTCGCCTACGGCAAGATCGAAGCCGTCAAGGGCATCTCCTTCAGCGTCGAAGCCGGTCAGATCGTCACGCTCATCGGCACCAACGGCGCGGGCAAGACGACCACGCTGCGCACCCTGTCCGGGCTGCTCAAGCCCTCCGGCGGCCGGATCGTCTTCGACGGCCAGCCGCTGAACGGCGTCGGCGCGCACAAGATCGTCGCGATGGGCCTCGCGCACTCCCCCGAGGGCCGCAGGATCTTCCCGCGGCTCACGATCGCGGAGAACCTCAAGCTCGGCGCCTTCCTCCGGAAGGACACCGCCGGGATCGAGAAGGACATCAAGCGCGCCTACGAACTGTTCCCGATCCTCGGCGAACGCAGCAAGCAGGCGGCGGGCACCCTCTCCGGCGGCGAGCAGCAGATGCTCGCCATGGGCCGGGCGCTGATGTCGCAGCCCAAGCTACTCATGCTGGACGAGCCGTCCATGGGACTCTCGCCGATCATGATGCAGAAGATCATGGCGACGATCGCCGAGCTGAAGTCGCAGGGCACGACGATCCTCCTCGTCGAGCAGAACGCCCAGGCGGCGCTGTCACTGGCCGACCAGGGCCATGTGATGGAGGTCGGCAAGGTCGTGCTCTCGGGCACCGGACAGGACCTGCTGGTCGACGAGTCGGTACGCAAGGCGTACCTGGGCGAGGACTGA
- a CDS encoding response regulator, which translates to MTAPESPQPVDDDKSHVPPLTTRVVIAEDEALIRLDLKEMLEEEGYSVVGEAGDGERAVELAREHKPDLVILDVKMPVLDGISAAERIAGESIAPVLMLTAFSQRDLVERARDAGAMAYLVKPFSKSDVVPAIEMAVSRFNELKALEREVADLTTRLETRKLVDRAKSILQTQYGLTEPAAFRWIQKTSMDRRLSMQQVAEAVIEDAEEKKAAKGR; encoded by the coding sequence GTGACCGCCCCCGAGTCGCCCCAGCCCGTCGACGACGACAAGTCGCATGTCCCGCCCCTGACGACCCGGGTCGTCATCGCCGAGGACGAGGCGCTCATCCGTCTCGATCTCAAGGAGATGCTCGAGGAAGAGGGCTACTCCGTCGTGGGCGAGGCCGGTGACGGTGAGCGTGCCGTCGAGCTCGCCCGGGAGCACAAGCCCGACCTCGTCATCCTCGACGTGAAGATGCCCGTCCTCGACGGCATCTCCGCCGCCGAGCGGATCGCGGGGGAGTCCATCGCCCCCGTCCTGATGCTCACCGCCTTCTCCCAGCGCGATCTCGTCGAGCGTGCCCGGGACGCCGGGGCGATGGCGTATCTCGTGAAGCCGTTCAGCAAGAGCGACGTCGTGCCCGCCATCGAGATGGCCGTCTCGCGCTTCAACGAGCTCAAGGCCCTTGAGCGGGAGGTCGCCGATCTGACGACCCGGCTGGAGACGCGCAAGCTCGTGGACCGCGCCAAGTCGATCCTCCAGACCCAGTACGGCCTCACCGAGCCCGCCGCCTTCCGGTGGATCCAGAAGACCTCGATGGACCGGCGGCTGTCGATGCAGCAGGTCGCCGAGGCCGTCATCGAGGACGCCGAGGAGAAGAAGGCCGCGAAGGGGCGGTAG
- the pyk gene encoding pyruvate kinase codes for MRRAKIVCTLGPATDSYDQIKALVEAGMDVARFNLSHGSYAEHEERYQRVRKAAEETGRSVGILADLQGPKIRLGRFREGPVLLERGDEFIITVEPLEGDRHTCGTTYEGLADDVTTGERILVDDGKVTLEVTEVDGPRVRTTVVEGGMVSDNKGLNLPGVAVSVPALSEKDIDDLRWALRIGADVVALSFVRSGRDIDDVHRVMDEEGRRVPVIAKVEKPQAVENIDDIVAAFDGIMVARGDLGVEMPLEQVPIVQKRAIKLAKRNAKPVIVATQMLDSMIDNSRPTRAEASDVANAVIDGTDAVMLSGETSVGKYPVETVRTMSRIVEAAEEDVLAKGLPPLTERSKPRTQGGAVARAAAEMGDFLGAKFLVAFTQSGDTVKRLSRYRSPIPLLAFTPDPATRAQLNLTWGVEAFLGPHVESTDAMVDQVDEQLLRIGRCAKGDVVVITAGSPPGVAGSTNLVRVHHIGEDDSPK; via the coding sequence ATGCGCCGAGCGAAAATCGTCTGTACCCTGGGGCCCGCCACCGACTCCTACGACCAGATCAAAGCACTGGTCGAGGCCGGAATGGACGTCGCCCGCTTCAACCTCAGCCACGGCAGCTACGCCGAGCACGAGGAGCGCTACCAGCGCGTACGCAAAGCGGCCGAGGAGACCGGCCGCAGCGTGGGAATCCTCGCCGACCTTCAAGGCCCGAAGATCCGCCTCGGACGCTTCCGCGAAGGTCCCGTACTCCTTGAACGCGGCGACGAATTCATCATCACCGTCGAACCCCTCGAAGGCGACCGCCACACCTGCGGCACGACCTACGAGGGACTCGCCGACGACGTGACCACCGGCGAACGCATCCTGGTCGACGACGGCAAGGTGACCCTGGAGGTCACCGAGGTCGACGGACCCCGCGTCCGCACCACCGTCGTCGAAGGCGGCATGGTCTCCGACAACAAGGGCCTCAACCTCCCCGGCGTCGCGGTGTCCGTCCCCGCGCTCTCCGAGAAGGACATCGACGACCTCCGCTGGGCCCTGCGCATCGGCGCCGACGTCGTCGCCCTCTCCTTCGTGCGCAGCGGACGCGACATCGACGACGTCCACCGCGTGATGGACGAGGAAGGCCGGCGCGTCCCCGTCATCGCCAAGGTCGAGAAGCCGCAGGCCGTGGAGAACATAGACGACATCGTCGCCGCGTTCGACGGCATCATGGTCGCCCGGGGCGACCTCGGCGTCGAGATGCCGCTGGAGCAGGTGCCGATCGTGCAGAAGCGCGCGATCAAGCTCGCGAAGCGCAACGCGAAGCCGGTCATCGTCGCCACGCAGATGCTCGACTCGATGATCGACAACTCCCGGCCGACCCGCGCGGAGGCGTCCGACGTCGCCAACGCCGTCATCGACGGCACCGACGCGGTGATGCTCTCCGGCGAGACGAGCGTCGGCAAGTACCCGGTCGAGACGGTCCGCACGATGAGCCGCATCGTCGAGGCGGCGGAGGAGGACGTCCTGGCCAAGGGCCTGCCCCCGCTCACCGAGCGCAGCAAGCCCCGCACCCAGGGCGGCGCGGTCGCCCGCGCGGCGGCCGAGATGGGCGACTTCCTCGGCGCGAAGTTCCTGGTCGCGTTCACCCAGTCCGGCGACACGGTCAAACGCCTCTCCCGCTACCGCTCACCGATCCCGCTCCTGGCCTTCACCCCGGACCCGGCGACGCGCGCGCAGCTGAACCTCACCTGGGGTGTGGAGGCGTTCCTCGGCCCGCACGTGGAGTCGACGGACGCGATGGTCGACCAGGTGGACGAGCAGCTGCTGCGGATCGGCCGCTGCGCGAAGGGCGACGTGGTGGTGATCACGGCGGGCTCCCCGCCGGGGGTCGCGGGCTCGACGAACCTGGTCCGCGTCCACCACATCGGCGAGGACGACAGCCCGAAGTAG
- a CDS encoding SIMPL domain-containing protein has translation MTTDAPTAGSAPYGTPETPRVAVRGEARLEFDPEIARIGVSVGARGTDRRTALDDLTRRNNEALTLIKSYADAVEKLETGSFSINPELTRHGRGERIRAYHGRVTISAELSDFTALGELTTRLADLELTTVDGPWWALRPDSPAHGEARRQAVREAVQRAREYAGALGAGLAALVELADIGAENAVPYAPRAAPYAMGYGGAPEAAGAAPALDLEPQRQTVYAQVNARFTMTPPIL, from the coding sequence GTGACCACCGACGCCCCCACCGCCGGCTCCGCCCCCTACGGCACCCCCGAGACCCCGAGGGTCGCCGTCCGCGGCGAGGCGCGCCTTGAGTTCGACCCCGAGATCGCCAGGATCGGCGTCTCGGTCGGCGCGCGCGGCACCGACCGGCGCACCGCGCTCGACGACCTCACCCGCCGCAACAACGAGGCCCTGACACTCATCAAGTCCTACGCGGACGCCGTGGAGAAGCTGGAGACCGGCTCCTTCTCCATCAACCCGGAACTGACCCGGCACGGCCGCGGCGAACGGATCCGCGCCTACCACGGCCGGGTGACCATCAGCGCCGAACTCTCCGACTTCACCGCACTCGGCGAACTCACCACCCGCCTCGCCGACCTCGAACTCACCACCGTCGACGGCCCCTGGTGGGCCCTGCGCCCCGATTCCCCCGCACACGGCGAGGCGCGCAGGCAGGCGGTCCGCGAAGCGGTCCAGCGGGCCCGCGAGTACGCCGGGGCCCTCGGCGCCGGCCTCGCGGCACTCGTCGAACTCGCCGACATCGGGGCCGAGAACGCCGTGCCGTACGCGCCACGTGCCGCCCCGTACGCGATGGGTTACGGCGGAGCCCCCGAGGCCGCCGGCGCGGCGCCCGCCCTCGACCTCGAACCGCAGCGGCAGACCGTCTACGCGCAGGTGAACGCGCGCTTCACGATGACGCCGCCGATCCTCTGA
- a CDS encoding 5'-nucleotidase C-terminal domain-containing protein, translating into MPLNRRTFLGRSAAAGAGVAIAGGAAVPAGAREHGVGHGHGHGRPPKRYSFTVLGTTDLHGNVFNWDYFTDKEFDDKDRNDVGLAKISTLVNRVREEKGRGNTLLIDAGDTIQGTQLSYYYAKIDPITAKRGPVHPMAQAMNAIGYDAAALGNHEFNYGIPVLRKFEEQCRFPLLGANALDAKTLRPAFPPYVIKRLRTPHGRDVRVAVLGLTNPGIAIWDKVNVQGKMTFPGLEEQAAKWVPKLRSMGADVVIVAAHSGSSGTSSYGDQLPHIENAAGLVAEQVPGIDAILVGHAHTEIPEYRVTNKETGKDVVLSEPLKWGQRLTLFDFDLVWERGRWSVEKVGAQVLNSNTVDEDPKITGLLVDEHRKVVSYVNQVIGTSTAAMTAADAPWRDEPLIDLINHVQTETVRAGLAGGEWAALPLLSQASCFSRTAGIPAGEVTIKDAAGLYPFENTLEARLLTGAQIKDYLEFSARYYVRTAAGAPVDTSKLTNADNIPDYNYDVVSGLTYDIDIAKPAGSRIVNLRFEGEALDPAARFVLAVNNYRASGGGNFPHVAGAQQLWANPDEIRNTIITWVQTEKTVDPARFASVDWKLTRDGTPVF; encoded by the coding sequence ATGCCGCTGAATCGAAGGACGTTCCTGGGCCGGTCGGCCGCGGCCGGAGCCGGTGTGGCGATCGCCGGGGGCGCCGCCGTCCCGGCGGGGGCGCGGGAGCACGGCGTCGGCCACGGGCATGGCCACGGACGTCCGCCGAAGCGGTACTCGTTCACCGTGCTGGGCACCACGGACCTGCACGGCAATGTCTTCAACTGGGACTACTTCACGGACAAGGAGTTCGACGACAAGGACCGCAACGACGTCGGTCTGGCGAAGATCTCCACGCTGGTGAACCGCGTCCGTGAGGAGAAGGGGCGCGGCAACACGCTGCTCATCGACGCGGGCGACACGATCCAGGGCACCCAGCTCTCGTACTACTACGCGAAGATCGACCCGATCACGGCCAAGCGGGGCCCGGTGCACCCGATGGCGCAGGCGATGAACGCGATCGGTTACGACGCCGCGGCGCTCGGCAACCACGAGTTCAACTACGGGATCCCGGTGCTGCGGAAGTTCGAGGAGCAGTGCCGTTTCCCGCTGCTCGGTGCCAACGCGCTGGACGCGAAGACGCTGCGGCCCGCGTTCCCGCCGTATGTGATCAAGCGGCTGCGCACGCCGCACGGGCGTGATGTGCGGGTGGCGGTGCTGGGTCTGACGAATCCGGGCATCGCGATCTGGGACAAGGTGAACGTCCAGGGGAAGATGACGTTCCCGGGTCTTGAGGAGCAGGCGGCGAAGTGGGTGCCCAAGCTGCGGTCGATGGGCGCCGATGTGGTGATCGTGGCCGCGCACTCGGGGTCGAGCGGCACGTCCTCCTACGGAGACCAGCTTCCGCACATCGAGAACGCGGCCGGTCTGGTGGCCGAGCAGGTGCCGGGCATCGACGCGATCCTGGTGGGGCACGCGCACACGGAGATTCCCGAGTACCGGGTGACGAACAAGGAGACCGGCAAGGACGTGGTGCTGTCCGAGCCGCTGAAGTGGGGGCAGCGGCTGACGCTGTTCGACTTCGACCTGGTGTGGGAGCGGGGGCGCTGGTCGGTCGAGAAGGTGGGCGCCCAGGTCCTCAACTCGAACACGGTGGACGAGGACCCGAAGATCACCGGGCTGCTGGTGGACGAGCACCGCAAGGTGGTGAGTTATGTCAACCAGGTGATCGGGACGTCGACGGCGGCCATGACGGCGGCGGACGCGCCGTGGCGGGACGAGCCGCTGATCGATCTGATCAACCATGTGCAGACGGAGACCGTGCGGGCGGGTCTGGCGGGCGGTGAGTGGGCGGCGCTGCCGCTGCTGTCGCAGGCGTCGTGTTTCTCGCGTACGGCGGGTATCCCGGCGGGCGAGGTGACCATCAAGGACGCGGCGGGGCTGTATCCGTTCGAGAACACCCTGGAGGCCCGTCTGCTGACGGGTGCTCAGATCAAGGACTATCTTGAGTTCTCGGCGAGGTACTACGTGCGGACGGCGGCGGGTGCGCCGGTGGACACGTCGAAGCTGACGAACGCGGACAACATCCCGGACTACAACTACGACGTGGTGTCGGGGCTGACGTACGACATCGACATCGCGAAGCCCGCCGGTTCGCGGATCGTGAATCTTCGCTTCGAGGGGGAGGCGCTGGACCCGGCCGCCCGTTTCGTGCTCGCGGTCAACAACTACCGGGCGAGCGGTGGCGGGAACTTCCCGCATGTCGCGGGCGCCCAGCAGTTGTGGGCGAACCCGGACGAGATCCGGAACACGATCATCACGTGGGTGCAGACGGAGAAGACCGTCGACCCGGCTCGGTTCGCCTCGGTGGACTGGAAGCTCACGCGCGACGGCACCCCGGTCTTCTGA
- a CDS encoding SidA/IucD/PvdA family monooxygenase has translation MTDLSADDHRRPHDLVGIGIGPFNLSLAALADGVHGGLAAAFYEQRPAFHWHPGLLLDGATLQVPFLADLVTLVDPASPWSFLSYLRARERLYPFYFAERFHIQRAEYDAYCRWVSEQLPGLHFGHQVDAVRWNAERALFEVDFTQLDHTGEVEALGRAYTRNVALGIGTEPYVPEPLRLLADTPTVPVIHSADYLDHRERILEAEHITVVGSGQSGAEVFLDLLRARPTGAEKIHWLARTEAFSPMEYSKLGLEQFTPDYTSYFHALPERARDELVPRQWQLHKGIDAGTIAAIHDELYRRTLHGGWPDAVLTPGVLVRTAGRVGATRIELHLEHGRQSGRSRLTTDAVVLATGYRERPLGRLLAGLDPYMCLDQSQRPRVDERYRLVLAPSVTGSVYVQNAERHTHGVGAPDLGLAAWRSATILNSLTGAEPYPLPRRTAFTSFGLDGRERHRQVPAPRGLVPLSEAR, from the coding sequence ATGACCGACCTGTCAGCAGACGATCACCGCCGGCCGCACGATCTGGTCGGCATCGGCATCGGCCCGTTCAACCTCTCCCTCGCCGCTCTCGCCGACGGCGTCCACGGAGGCCTCGCCGCCGCCTTCTACGAACAGCGCCCCGCCTTCCACTGGCACCCCGGCCTGCTCCTCGACGGAGCCACCCTCCAAGTGCCCTTCCTGGCCGATCTGGTGACCCTCGTCGACCCGGCGAGCCCCTGGTCCTTCCTCAGCTATCTCAGGGCACGCGAGCGGCTGTACCCGTTCTACTTCGCCGAGCGCTTCCACATCCAGCGCGCCGAGTACGACGCCTACTGCCGCTGGGTCAGCGAACAACTCCCCGGACTCCACTTCGGCCACCAGGTCGACGCCGTCCGCTGGAACGCCGAACGCGCCCTGTTCGAGGTCGACTTCACCCAGCTCGACCACACCGGCGAGGTCGAGGCCCTCGGCCGCGCCTACACCCGCAACGTCGCCCTCGGTATCGGCACCGAGCCGTACGTCCCCGAACCGCTCAGACTCCTCGCCGACACCCCCACCGTCCCCGTGATCCACTCCGCCGACTACCTCGACCACCGCGAGCGGATCCTCGAAGCCGAACACATCACCGTCGTCGGCTCCGGCCAGTCCGGCGCCGAGGTCTTCCTCGACCTGCTGCGCGCCCGCCCCACGGGCGCCGAGAAGATCCACTGGCTCGCCCGCACCGAAGCCTTCTCACCCATGGAGTACTCCAAGCTCGGCCTGGAGCAGTTCACCCCCGACTACACCTCCTACTTCCACGCACTGCCCGAACGCGCCCGCGACGAACTCGTCCCGCGCCAGTGGCAGCTCCACAAAGGCATCGACGCCGGCACCATCGCCGCCATCCACGACGAGCTCTACCGCCGCACACTCCACGGCGGCTGGCCCGACGCCGTCCTCACCCCCGGCGTCCTCGTCCGCACCGCGGGACGGGTCGGCGCCACCAGGATCGAACTGCACCTGGAACACGGCCGGCAGTCCGGGCGCTCCCGGCTCACCACCGACGCCGTCGTCCTCGCCACCGGCTACCGCGAACGCCCGCTCGGCCGGCTCCTGGCCGGACTCGACCCGTACATGTGTCTCGACCAATCCCAGCGCCCCCGCGTCGACGAGCGGTACCGGCTGGTCCTCGCCCCCTCGGTGACCGGCTCGGTGTACGTACAGAACGCCGAACGGCACACCCACGGTGTCGGCGCCCCCGACCTCGGACTCGCCGCCTGGCGCAGCGCCACGATCCTCAACTCGCTGACCGGCGCCGAGCCCTACCCACTGCCGCGCCGGACCGCGTTCACCAGCTTCGGCCTGGACGGACGCGAAAGGCACCGGCAGGTGCCGGCGCCGAGGGGCCTCGTGCCGCTCTCCGAAGCGCGCTGA